CAACAGGGAGACTACAACCGCGAGACCGTCTTCGCCGACGATCCGGTCGCCGTCGCGCGCGACTTCGTCGCACAAGGAGGCCGGTGTCTGCACTTGGTCGATCTCGACGGCGCTCGCGACGGGAAGCTCGTCAACCTCGACGTCGTCCGGGCCATCGTGCATGCGGTCGACATCCCCTGCGAGCTCGGCGGCGGCGTGCGCGACGAAGCCGCGATCCGGACGTTGCTCGAAGCCGGCTTGTCGCGCGTCGTCGTCGGCACGAAGGCGCTCCGCGAGCCCGATTGGTTTCGTGAGATGTGTCATAAATTTCCGAATCGTTTGGCGCTCGGCATCGATGCCCGCAGCGGCATGGTTGCGACGCATGGTTGGCTTGAGACGAGTGATGTTTCGGCGATTGCGATGGCCCGCCAGTTCTCCGACGAGCCGATCGCCGCGCTGATCTATACCGACATCGCGACCGACGGCATGTTGCAAGGCCCGAACCTCGCCGCGATGAGCGAGATGGCGGCCGCTGTTTCTCTTCCGGTCATCGCATCGGGTGGAGTGAGTTCGGCTGCCGATGTCGCTCGTCTGACCGAAACCGGCGTCGCCGGTTGCATCATCGGACGGGCTCTTTACGAGAATCGTCTAACCCTACCGGAGGCGATCGCGGCCTCGCAAAGTTCTGCGATGCCGTAGACTCCGGTTCCTTCTTGAAAGGAACTGTCCATGTCGCATCCCAACGTCGAGAACATTCGAAGCATTGCGGTTTGCGGCCATGGAGCCGCCGGAAAAACATCGCTCATCGAGCAACTGTTGTTGAAGACCGGAGCCGTGAAACCGGTCCCCGGCGATGATGGAACGGCGATCGTCGACACGGACGAACTCGAACGAGCCCATCATCATTCGATCGAAAGCCACGTCGCCCACTTCGACCACGGCGACAAATTCTTCCAGGTGCTCGACACGCCGGGCTATCCCGACTTCATCGGTCAAACGATCGGCGCGTTGCACGGCGTCGACACGGCCGTGATCGTGGTCAACGCCCATAGCGGCCTCGAAGTGAACACGCGGCGCACCTTCTCCGAAGCGGGCAAGCGCGGGCTCGGCCGGCTCATCGTCGTCAACAAGCTCGACACCGACAACATCGACTTCCCGGCGCTGCTTAGCTCGATCGTGGAAACCTTCGGCCGCGAATGCCTGTTGCTCAACGTGCCGCTCGGCGTCGGGCCGGCGTTTCGCGGAGTCGCCGACTTGTTGAAGCGGGCCGACGTCGCCGCGAACGGCTCGGCCTCGCATGCCCAGAGCGCCGTCGTCGACATCGCCGAGCATTCCGTCCGGCTCATCGAATCGATTATCGAGCTCGACGACGAAGTGACCTCGCGCTACTTCGACGGCAAGCAGCCGACCGCCGGCGAGATCGCGCGGCTGATCGTCGAAGCGGTCGCCGTCGGGCACTTGGTGCCGGTGCTCTGCACGTCGGCCAAGACCGGCGTCGGCGTGCCGGAACTGCTCGACGCGCTCGCGCTGGCCGCGTTGCCGCCGAATCTCTTGCCCCACTTGGCGACGAAGGAAGACGGCACGCTGGTGGAAGTGAAGGCCGATCCCGACGGGCCGTTCGTCGCGCAGGTGTTCAAGACCCGAATCGATCCGTACGTGCAGAAGCTGAGCGTGATGCGGATCTATTCCGGCACCGTGCGGAAAGACGATACGGTTCACATCTCGGGCCAGCGGAAAGGGCTGAAGCTTCATCAACTCCTGCGCATCCAAGCCGGCCAAACGGAAACGATCGACAGCGCCGGGCCGGGCGAGATCATCGCCGTCGCAAAAACCGAAGACCTGCACACCGGCTCGACCTTGGGCGACCTGGCGATGGAGCCGATTCATTTTCCGACACCGATGGTCGGCCTCGCCGTGACGCCGAAGAGCCGCAACGACGAGACGAAGCTCTCCGGCGTGCTTCACAAGCTGATCGAAGAAGAGCCGACGCTCCGCCTCGAGCGCGATCCGCAGACGCACGAGCTCGTGATGAACGGCATGAGCGAGCTGCATCTGCAACTCGTGCAAGAGAAGATCAAGAA
The sequence above is drawn from the Planctomycetia bacterium genome and encodes:
- the hisA gene encoding 1-(5-phosphoribosyl)-5-[(5-phosphoribosylamino)methylideneamino]imidazole-4-carboxamide isomerase, giving the protein MEIWPAIDLRGGQCVRLQQGDYNRETVFADDPVAVARDFVAQGGRCLHLVDLDGARDGKLVNLDVVRAIVHAVDIPCELGGGVRDEAAIRTLLEAGLSRVVVGTKALREPDWFREMCHKFPNRLALGIDARSGMVATHGWLETSDVSAIAMARQFSDEPIAALIYTDIATDGMLQGPNLAAMSEMAAAVSLPVIASGGVSSAADVARLTETGVAGCIIGRALYENRLTLPEAIAASQSSAMP
- a CDS encoding elongation factor G; translated protein: MSHPNVENIRSIAVCGHGAAGKTSLIEQLLLKTGAVKPVPGDDGTAIVDTDELERAHHHSIESHVAHFDHGDKFFQVLDTPGYPDFIGQTIGALHGVDTAVIVVNAHSGLEVNTRRTFSEAGKRGLGRLIVVNKLDTDNIDFPALLSSIVETFGRECLLLNVPLGVGPAFRGVADLLKRADVAANGSASHAQSAVVDIAEHSVRLIESIIELDDEVTSRYFDGKQPTAGEIARLIVEAVAVGHLVPVLCTSAKTGVGVPELLDALALAALPPNLLPHLATKEDGTLVEVKADPDGPFVAQVFKTRIDPYVQKLSVMRIYSGTVRKDDTVHISGQRKGLKLHQLLRIQAGQTETIDSAGPGEIIAVAKTEDLHTGSTLGDLAMEPIHFPTPMVGLAVTPKSRNDETKLSGVLHKLIEEEPTLRLERDPQTHELVMNGMSELHLQLVQEKIKKRDKVDVETHEPKIPYRETIIGTGEGSYRHKKQSGGRGQFGEVHIRMYPFPEGAEPTEFCSKDRFPQMREYKYDPELNFLWIDSVVGGTIPNNFLPAIEKGFRERIEKGVIAGYKVKNVAVEVYFGKHHPVDSSEAAFKIAGAMAFRNVFREAKPGLLEPIVKLTITVPQEKLGDVSSDMSGRRGRLAGMESAGGNMQSVVAEVPLAEVTTYARSLSSMTGGQGSFTMEFSKYDTVPGHVAKSIVEQATVRHDEEDEE